CGTCCATAATACGATTAAAGCAACTTTGAGTTCCCTAATAAACTGTGTCATACCTTGACGTGCTTTCAGAAGAGAACGTTCACTGTCATTCCTCTGGAAGCTATCTGAGGAGCCCACATGGTCTAGTGGATGCAGTTGCTGCGGACCATGCTCGCTTTCAGTTTTTCTTGAGTAAATAGTTTGTCCGAGGGATCCGGAAGTTGATTCCGTGCAGCATAAATTAGATTGTCTGCTACATGAATCAATGATAGACGACTTTGCCATATCCATTTCCTGAAGAAGATCATCAATTTGATGGACAGGTAAATCTTCATAATCCTGAGCGGTTGGATATGATCCAACTCTCAACCACTGCCAATGGGAGTTACTCCTACTTGACCCATGTTTACCAGAGTCAACGCTCGGTCGGTAAACCCCAGCTTGTGAGTGTGACCAAGTAAATGGTGGCAAACTAGGTCCATGAGTTGTCATGGAAGGCCCTGTAGCTGAGCTCTCGCTTCCAGCTGATAAAAGAGAATCGAGATCATGTCCTTGGGGAAGTGTTAAACGGCTTAGGATGTCCTTTGGGCAAACACTGCAGACCTCAGTTTGTAAAGGATCCTGGGTAGCGGTAGTATTACAGTAAGCATAAATGGTATTGTGAGGTGCTTCAAGACATGTTAATGATTTAAACACAATTGATTCCACTTACCTTAATCAAAGAGGACGGTTTGTCACTACACTGATCTTTGATATCAGAGCTTGAGGTGGTTGCTGAATGCAGCCTAGGACTAGGAGTCAAATTACCATCTTTTCCAGGACTACTGTCCATGTCAGATAGCATAAAAAAAGCTTTTCTGACAGAGACTAGGAGTTCATCTTTTGTGTGCAATACCTTCTTTCCTTTTTCTCTTCCTAAGCTGGAATATTTGTAAGTGCCATCGAGAAGTTCACTCAATGTCAGGTTCTCAATGTGATTCGTGATGTCACGGATATCAGATTTAAGGCCATGTGCCCCTGAATGAACAGATAAACACTGTAAGGTGACATGCAAGAATACGTGATCAATGATAAGAGGCCTAAAAATTAATCAATAGCATGTTTTCTCCATTACAATACCATATTAGTCATCCTAGGGTATTCATAAATATATGTTGAAATTGAACAACGAGATCTCTTGTGGATGCATATGGCATACTTTCTA
This genomic stretch from Triticum aestivum cultivar Chinese Spring unplaced genomic scaffold, IWGSC CS RefSeq v2.1 scaffold181503, whole genome shotgun sequence harbors:
- the LOC123176431 gene encoding uncharacterized protein, yielding MLSDMDSSPGKDGNLTPSPRLHSATTSSSDIKDQCSDKPSSLIKDPLQTEVCSVCPKDILSRLTLPQGHDLDSLLSAGSESSATGPSMTTHGPSLPPFTWSHSQAGVYRPSVDSGKHGSSRSNSHWQWLRVGSYPTAQDYEDLPVHQIDDLLQEMDMAKSSIIDSCSRQSNLCCTESTSGSLGQTIYSRKTESEHGPQQLHPLDHVGSSDSFQRNDSERSLLKARQASRKILCAAETLCDMRRSTEGWSPQVYSNGTINLPKSPPDKLKARKPSSPFGTAESSSGSRNSDPARSGNHSTKKVVDRKNDSAACMSNPGKGLIRWPVPIEDAVSPVKPEKGLMLDMRQNHSNAARHPIHVSSQARLEKEYENQQKLRKATLASSLGSGDWNKERNRRL